One window of the Acaryochloris sp. CCMEE 5410 genome contains the following:
- a CDS encoding GAF domain-containing protein — protein MQLDPQSTTLPSQTSEVALQTQLQQAILLLEVTKEIRQSLETQTIFETSVQRVLELIKADRVAIFKLDPAANYTTGCFVAEKVVSPFASALAANVRDDCFGHNYANKYQQGRVFAVSDIYAQNLSDCHIRILERFQVRANLVVPLRQGEKLWGLLCIHQCSGPRVWQPYETQFIQEVADHLSEALRQAERLEETQQRSQDLQTALKYVDTQRKREILIANHDRNVAQIVSQIRQSLDINDIFTATTEKVRASLECDRVVVYHFLPDWSGEFIFEASDSSFLPLVTANTTTNWEDTYLQETQGGRYRHQATTVVADIYEQGYTDCHLAMLERFHIRAFMVVPVFVGEKLWGLLAAYQHSQIRHWQDLELKLLRKVGAQLGVALQQANLLKDLREAKNAAETANQAKSVFLTNMSHELRTPLNAILGFSQLLSRDQNLTLEQKQTLRTINSSGAHLLNLINDVLEMSKIEAGKVDLNQGQFDLRALLESLFEMFNLKAEARQLRLDFELPPDLPQYIVSDESRLRQVLINVLGNAIKFTEVGSVTLAVSTLPLQSVSEQISDNSSDNEVITLEPTLENDTLLQITVTDTGVGIADDELPTLFNLFTQAYAGRQSFEGTGLGLAISRQFVQLMQGDIHLSSKEGQGTKVQIQIPVKIAVTPPAQRCNSPGTVVRLAPDQAEQRILIAEDHPENRQLMVKLLQSVGFQVRAAEDGQSVIDLWRTWRPHLILMDWQMPVLNGYQTTQQIRYLEAQCSTPPSTTQSTEKRTVIIALTASVFESTQKESQEAGCDSFICKPFKEEELFNVLATFLGVEYIYDPTQDEASNESEVKTWTDLEIQQHLSLWPADHLLDLKQAAITLEEEAVFHLLMAFQAKEPALIKKLMEYFDTLRFDKLVYFAQEALDLGQNKPK, from the coding sequence ATGCAATTAGATCCTCAATCTACAACGCTTCCAAGTCAGACTTCTGAAGTAGCTCTTCAAACCCAACTTCAGCAAGCGATTTTATTATTGGAGGTTACCAAAGAGATTCGGCAGAGTCTGGAAACCCAAACTATTTTTGAAACCTCTGTTCAGCGGGTTTTGGAATTAATAAAGGCTGATAGAGTCGCCATCTTCAAACTGGATCCAGCTGCCAACTATACAACGGGATGCTTTGTTGCTGAAAAAGTAGTATCGCCTTTTGCCTCTGCTTTAGCCGCTAATGTACGCGACGATTGTTTTGGTCATAATTATGCCAATAAATATCAGCAAGGGCGGGTGTTTGCTGTTTCAGATATCTATGCCCAAAATCTGAGCGATTGTCACATTCGAATTTTGGAGCGGTTTCAGGTTCGGGCAAATCTCGTCGTCCCTTTACGCCAGGGAGAGAAATTATGGGGGTTGTTATGTATCCACCAATGCAGCGGCCCTAGAGTTTGGCAACCCTACGAAACCCAATTTATTCAGGAGGTGGCGGACCATCTGAGTGAAGCCTTAAGGCAAGCAGAACGTTTAGAAGAGACTCAGCAGCGTTCGCAAGACTTACAGACTGCTCTGAAGTATGTTGATACCCAACGCAAGCGGGAAATTTTAATTGCTAACCATGACCGCAATGTTGCTCAGATTGTCAGCCAAATTCGTCAAAGCTTAGATATTAACGATATTTTTACAGCGACAACAGAAAAGGTACGAGCGTCTCTAGAATGCGATCGCGTTGTTGTCTATCATTTCTTACCGGACTGGTCCGGTGAATTTATTTTTGAGGCATCGGACAGCTCATTCCTTCCCCTGGTGACGGCTAATACCACGACTAACTGGGAGGATACCTATCTACAAGAAACCCAGGGAGGACGCTATCGCCACCAAGCAACAACCGTAGTGGCCGATATTTATGAGCAAGGCTACACAGATTGTCATCTTGCCATGTTGGAACGGTTTCATATCCGCGCCTTTATGGTTGTACCTGTATTTGTGGGTGAGAAACTATGGGGCTTATTAGCTGCCTATCAACATTCTCAAATCCGACATTGGCAAGATTTAGAGTTGAAACTGCTTAGAAAAGTGGGAGCCCAATTAGGAGTAGCGCTGCAGCAAGCGAATTTACTCAAAGACTTACGTGAGGCCAAAAATGCTGCTGAGACCGCAAATCAGGCAAAAAGTGTTTTCCTTACCAATATGAGCCATGAGCTACGCACACCTTTAAATGCGATTCTTGGCTTTAGTCAGCTACTCAGCCGTGATCAGAATTTGACCCTAGAGCAAAAGCAGACCCTGAGAACGATTAATAGCAGTGGTGCCCATCTGCTCAACTTAATCAATGACGTTTTAGAAATGTCCAAGATTGAGGCTGGAAAAGTTGATCTGAATCAGGGGCAGTTTGATCTGAGAGCGCTTCTAGAATCTCTGTTTGAGATGTTTAACCTTAAGGCTGAAGCCCGCCAATTGCGTCTTGACTTTGAGCTTCCACCTGATTTACCTCAATATATTGTGAGTGATGAAAGTCGGCTACGTCAGGTGCTCATAAATGTTTTAGGTAACGCGATTAAGTTTACGGAAGTAGGATCAGTCACCTTAGCAGTATCCACCCTTCCCCTGCAATCTGTAAGTGAACAGATCAGTGACAATAGTTCTGACAATGAAGTCATAACGCTTGAGCCAACCTTGGAAAACGACACGCTCTTGCAGATCACTGTTACAGATACGGGGGTAGGCATTGCTGACGACGAATTACCCACTCTTTTTAATCTGTTTACACAAGCCTATGCGGGGCGGCAGTCCTTTGAGGGAACTGGTTTAGGGCTTGCCATCAGTCGCCAATTTGTACAGCTGATGCAGGGAGATATTCATCTCTCTAGCAAAGAAGGCCAAGGGACAAAGGTCCAAATTCAAATTCCAGTTAAAATCGCGGTAACTCCACCAGCTCAAAGGTGTAATTCTCCCGGAACTGTGGTGAGACTCGCTCCTGATCAAGCGGAACAACGGATTCTGATTGCAGAGGACCACCCTGAAAATCGACAACTTATGGTTAAGCTACTGCAAAGTGTCGGCTTTCAGGTTCGAGCAGCTGAAGATGGTCAGTCTGTGATTGATCTATGGCGAACTTGGCGTCCCCATCTAATCCTAATGGATTGGCAGATGCCAGTACTCAATGGCTATCAAACCACGCAACAGATTCGCTATCTGGAAGCACAGTGTTCCACTCCCCCTTCCACGACGCAATCCACTGAGAAGAGGACAGTGATTATTGCATTGACCGCCAGCGTTTTTGAAAGTACCCAAAAGGAATCGCAAGAAGCGGGATGCGATAGTTTTATTTGCAAACCCTTTAAGGAAGAAGAACTGTTCAATGTTCTGGCTACGTTCTTGGGGGTGGAATATATCTATGACCCAACCCAGGATGAAGCGTCTAATGAAAGTGAAGTCAAAACCTGGACTGACTTAGAAATCCAACAGCATTTATCGTTATGGCCAGCAGATCACTTACTTGATCTTAAGCAAGCGGCGATCACCTTAGAAGAAGAGGCAGTCTTTCATCTATTGATGGCCTTTCAAGCAAAGGAGCCAGCATTAATCAAAAAACTCATGGAATACTTCGATACCTTGCGATTTGATAAATTGGTTTATTTTGCCCAAGAAGCGTTAGACCTTGGGCAAAATAAGCCCAAGTGA